One segment of Solanum stenotomum isolate F172 chromosome 1, ASM1918654v1, whole genome shotgun sequence DNA contains the following:
- the LOC125868493 gene encoding U11/U12 small nuclear ribonucleoprotein 65 kDa protein isoform X1, with translation MDYMTGNPVPQPAYHWSMEEVKESTLLIRHLPEAIPHETLSRLLSNYGATSIRPCTSGRMRNCAFVDFKDEGLAHQAQQHLNGVRFLGKTLAVERATRSTDRQREHRIGDGSVSLIKDAAAAKEFGGVSRESPYPGSEPIAKRLGIDYPFPPHLEYVYPPPDGHILTNIVNALIAVPRFYTQVLHLMNKMNIPAPFRMALPTPPLPTSLSVPPPPPPPPPPTVSKSRMEDLSSSESEMESSDEEATNVGGPKKKRIRHEAILGPAVDKDVAHEAVGLRAAALVPKEMPVVKKKNPIIQIKVASKQVQNAEKGDASALSLTVEEKENDHKPFTTLEELKSGRLPPEEILSLPMFKNYCAGNPSQILYLKNLAKEVIVDDIYFIFGSLFVSIDEAKSSLAVKLMQEGRMRGQAFVTFPSVELAQNALNLVNGYVFKGKPIVIQFGRDPAKAKTS, from the exons ATGGATTACATGACTGGAAATCCTGTTCCTCAGCCTGCTTATCATTGGTCGATGGAGGAAGTTAAAGAGTCTACCCTCTTGATTCGGCATCTTCCAGAAGCAATTCCTCATGAAACCCTTTCAAGATTGCTTTCCAATTATGGGGCAACTTCTATCCGTCCTTGTACTAGTGGCAG AATGAGGAATTGTGCTTTCGTGGATTTCAAGGATGAAGGTCTGGCACACCAAGCACAGCAACATTTGAATGG GGTACGGTTTCTTGGAAAAACCCTAGCGGTGGAACGAGCGACTAGAAGCACAGATAGACAAAGGGAACATCGGATTGGAGATGGCTCCGTCTCTTTGATAAAAGATGCTGCTGCTGCTAAAGAATTTGGTGGAGTATCTAGGGAAAGTCCTTACCCTGGCAGCGAACCCATTGCTAAAAGACTTGGGATAGATTATCCATTTCCTCCTCACCTCGA ATATGTTTACCCTCCACCTGATGGACATATACTTACAAATATTGTAAATGCTCTTATTGCTGTTCCTCGGTTCTACACTCAG GTCTTGCACTTGATGAACAAGATGAATATTCCAGCACCATTTCGTATGGCTTTGCCAACTCCACCTCTACCAACCTCTCTGTCTGTTCCTCCGCCACCCCCTCCTCCACCTCCTCCAACAGTCTCTAAGAGTAGAATGGAAGATCTATCAAGCAGTGAATCAGAAATGGAGTCTTCAGATGAG GAAGCTACAAATGTTGGTGGGCCTAAAAAGAAGCGTATTAGACATGAAGCTATCTTGGGCCCTGCAGTTGACAAGGATGTTGCCCATGAGGCTGTTGGATTAAGAGCTGCTGCCTTGGTTCCTAAAGAAATGCCAGTAGTTAAGAAGAAGAACCCAATAATTCAG ATTAAAGTAGCATCTAAACAGGTACAGAATGCAGAGAAGGGTGATGCAAGTGCACTGTCATTGACAgtggaagaaaaagagaatgatCATAAACCTTTTACGACCCTTGAAGAATTAAAAAGTGGAAGATTGCCCCCAGAAGAGATACTGTCGCTTCCTATGTTTAAG AATTATTGTGCTGGAAATCCTTCTCAGATCTTATACTTGAAGAACTTAGCAAAAGAAGTAATTGTTGATGATATTTACTTCATATTTG GATCCTTATTTGTAAGCATTGATGAAGCTAAATCCAGTCTTGCAGTGAAGTTAATGCAG GAAGGGAGAATGCGCGGACAAGCTTTTGTTACATTTCCCTCCGTTGAACTTGCTCAAAATGCCCTG AATCTGGTGAACGGGTATGTGTTTAAAGGCAAGCCTATCGTCATTCAGTTTGGTCGTGATCCTGCTAAAGCAAAAACAAGCTAG
- the LOC125868493 gene encoding U11/U12 small nuclear ribonucleoprotein 65 kDa protein isoform X2 has protein sequence MDYMTGNPVPQPAYHWSMEEVKESTLLIRHLPEAIPHETLSRLLSNYGATSIRPCTSGRMRNCAFVDFKDEGLAHQAQQHLNGVRFLGKTLAVERATRSTDRQREHRIGDGSVSLIKDAAAAKEFGGVSRESPYPGSEPIAKRLGIDYPFPPHLEYVYPPPDGHILTNIVNALIAVPRFYTQVLHLMNKMNIPAPFRMALPTPPLPTSLSVPPPPPPPPPPTVSKSRMEDLSSSESEMESSDEEATNVGGPKKKRIRHEAILGPAVDKDVAHEAVGLRAAALVPKEMPVVKKKNPIIQIKVASKQVQNAEKGDASALSLTVEEKENDHKPFTTLEELKSGRLPPEEILSLPMFKNYCAGNPSQILYLKNLAKEVIVDDIYFIFGRENARTSFCYISLR, from the exons ATGGATTACATGACTGGAAATCCTGTTCCTCAGCCTGCTTATCATTGGTCGATGGAGGAAGTTAAAGAGTCTACCCTCTTGATTCGGCATCTTCCAGAAGCAATTCCTCATGAAACCCTTTCAAGATTGCTTTCCAATTATGGGGCAACTTCTATCCGTCCTTGTACTAGTGGCAG AATGAGGAATTGTGCTTTCGTGGATTTCAAGGATGAAGGTCTGGCACACCAAGCACAGCAACATTTGAATGG GGTACGGTTTCTTGGAAAAACCCTAGCGGTGGAACGAGCGACTAGAAGCACAGATAGACAAAGGGAACATCGGATTGGAGATGGCTCCGTCTCTTTGATAAAAGATGCTGCTGCTGCTAAAGAATTTGGTGGAGTATCTAGGGAAAGTCCTTACCCTGGCAGCGAACCCATTGCTAAAAGACTTGGGATAGATTATCCATTTCCTCCTCACCTCGA ATATGTTTACCCTCCACCTGATGGACATATACTTACAAATATTGTAAATGCTCTTATTGCTGTTCCTCGGTTCTACACTCAG GTCTTGCACTTGATGAACAAGATGAATATTCCAGCACCATTTCGTATGGCTTTGCCAACTCCACCTCTACCAACCTCTCTGTCTGTTCCTCCGCCACCCCCTCCTCCACCTCCTCCAACAGTCTCTAAGAGTAGAATGGAAGATCTATCAAGCAGTGAATCAGAAATGGAGTCTTCAGATGAG GAAGCTACAAATGTTGGTGGGCCTAAAAAGAAGCGTATTAGACATGAAGCTATCTTGGGCCCTGCAGTTGACAAGGATGTTGCCCATGAGGCTGTTGGATTAAGAGCTGCTGCCTTGGTTCCTAAAGAAATGCCAGTAGTTAAGAAGAAGAACCCAATAATTCAG ATTAAAGTAGCATCTAAACAGGTACAGAATGCAGAGAAGGGTGATGCAAGTGCACTGTCATTGACAgtggaagaaaaagagaatgatCATAAACCTTTTACGACCCTTGAAGAATTAAAAAGTGGAAGATTGCCCCCAGAAGAGATACTGTCGCTTCCTATGTTTAAG AATTATTGTGCTGGAAATCCTTCTCAGATCTTATACTTGAAGAACTTAGCAAAAGAAGTAATTGTTGATGATATTTACTTCATATTTG GAAGGGAGAATGCGCGGACAAGCTTTTGTTACATTTCCCTCCGTTGA